A single region of the Bacillus cereus genome encodes:
- a CDS encoding TIGR04086 family membrane protein, protein MDGTKKLSTAIGFGIIALLILASITSMVIALLLKFTNMNEGTLTVTILILALLSMLMSGFIAGKKAQGKGWLVGFTTGLTFAILVFLVNYLGFSQTLSNSQLLYQLALMGASTLGGIFGVNMSKQNN, encoded by the coding sequence ATGGATGGAACGAAAAAATTATCAACTGCAATCGGCTTCGGTATTATTGCCCTACTTATCCTCGCATCTATTACTAGCATGGTTATAGCTCTATTATTAAAGTTTACAAATATGAATGAAGGGACATTAACCGTTACTATTTTGATACTAGCTCTTCTATCTATGCTTATGTCTGGGTTTATTGCTGGCAAAAAAGCGCAAGGGAAAGGCTGGCTAGTAGGTTTCACAACAGGACTTACATTCGCCATACTTGTTTTTCTAGTTAACTATTTAGGTTTCTCTCAAACTTTATCGAACTCACAGTTACTTTACCAATTAGCATTAATGGGCGCGAGTACACTCGGTGGTATTTTCGGTGTAAATATGTCAAAACAAAATAACTAA
- the yajC gene encoding preprotein translocase subunit YajC — protein MNPGMMNIIMIVAMFAIFYFLLIRPQQKRQKAVAQMQNELSKGDAIITIGGLHGTIESVDETKIVIKSGGSHLTFDRNAIREVVKN, from the coding sequence ATGAATCCAGGTATGATGAATATCATTATGATCGTTGCGATGTTTGCGATTTTCTATTTCTTATTAATTCGCCCGCAACAAAAGCGTCAAAAAGCAGTTGCTCAAATGCAAAACGAGTTGTCAAAAGGTGATGCTATCATAACAATTGGTGGCTTACACGGTACAATCGAATCAGTAGATGAAACGAAAATCGTTATTAAATCTGGTGGTTCACACTTAACTTTCGATCGCAATGCGATTCGTGAAGTTGTGAAAAACTAA
- the tgt gene encoding tRNA guanosine(34) transglycosylase Tgt has product MTAIRYEFIKTCKQTGARLGRVHTPHGSFDTPTFMPVGTLATVKTMSPEELKAMDSGIILSNTYHLWLRPGHEIVREAGGLHKFMNWDRAILTDSGGFQVFSLSDFRRIEEEGVHFRNHLNGDKLFLSPEKAMEIQNALGSDIMMAFDECPPFPATFEYMKKSVERTSRWAERCLKAHERPQDQGLFGIVQGGEFEELRRQSAKDLVSMDFPGYAIGGLSVGEPKDIMNRVLEFTTPLLPDNKPRYLMGVGSPDSLIDGAIRGVDMFDCVLPTRIARNGTCMTSEGRLVVKNAKFARDFGPLDPNCDCYTCKNYSRAYIRHLMKCDETFGIRLTSYHNLHFLLNLMEQVRQAIREDRLGDFREEFFEQYGFNKPNAKNF; this is encoded by the coding sequence ATGACAGCAATTCGTTATGAATTTATTAAAACTTGTAAACAAACGGGTGCGCGTTTAGGTCGTGTGCATACGCCGCACGGTTCATTTGATACACCGACATTTATGCCAGTTGGTACACTTGCAACAGTTAAAACGATGTCACCAGAAGAATTAAAGGCAATGGATTCGGGCATTATTTTAAGTAATACGTATCACTTATGGTTACGTCCAGGTCATGAAATTGTACGCGAAGCAGGCGGTTTGCATAAATTTATGAACTGGGATCGTGCAATTTTAACAGATTCTGGTGGTTTTCAAGTATTTAGTTTAAGTGACTTCCGCCGTATTGAAGAAGAAGGCGTTCATTTCCGTAATCATTTAAATGGAGATAAATTATTCTTATCTCCAGAAAAAGCGATGGAAATCCAAAATGCATTAGGTTCAGATATCATGATGGCATTTGATGAGTGTCCACCATTCCCAGCTACTTTTGAATATATGAAAAAGTCTGTAGAACGTACGAGCCGTTGGGCAGAGCGTTGCCTAAAGGCGCATGAGCGTCCACAAGACCAAGGTTTATTCGGTATTGTACAGGGTGGAGAGTTTGAAGAGCTTCGTCGTCAAAGTGCGAAAGATCTTGTTTCAATGGACTTCCCTGGATATGCTATAGGCGGTCTATCTGTTGGTGAGCCGAAGGATATTATGAACCGTGTACTTGAATTTACAACACCACTTCTTCCAGATAATAAGCCGCGTTACTTAATGGGAGTAGGTTCTCCTGACTCGTTAATTGATGGTGCAATTCGCGGTGTTGATATGTTTGACTGTGTACTTCCAACTCGTATTGCTCGAAATGGTACATGTATGACAAGTGAAGGTCGCTTAGTTGTGAAAAACGCGAAATTTGCTAGAGACTTCGGCCCGCTTGATCCTAACTGTGATTGCTACACATGTAAAAATTACTCTCGTGCGTACATTCGTCACTTAATGAAATGTGATGAAACGTTCGGAATTCGTTTAACGTCTTATCACAACCTTCATTTTCTGTTAAACTTAATGGAGCAGGTGAGACAAGCTATTCGTGAAGACCGTCTTGGCGATTTCCGCGAAGAGTTCTTTGAACAGTATGGCTTTAATAAACCGAATGCTAAAAACTTCTAA
- the queA gene encoding tRNA preQ1(34) S-adenosylmethionine ribosyltransferase-isomerase QueA yields the protein MDINLFDFHLPEELIAQVPLEERETSRLMVLDRETGDIEHKHFTDILSYLHEGDCLVLNETKVMPARLHGVKEDTGAHIEVLLLKQEEGDKWETLVKPAKRVKEGTVISFGEGKLKATCTGTADQGGRQLEFSYDGIFYEILDELGEMPLPPYIKETLEDRDRYQTVYAKEIGSAAAPTAGLHFTEELLEKLKQKGVQLAFITLHVGLGTFRPVSADTIEEHHMHAEYYHMSEETAALLNRVKENGGRIITVGTTSTRTLETIATDHDGELCAASGWTDIFMYPGYEFKAIDGLITNFHLPKSTLIMLVSAFSNRDNVLHAYNEAVKEKYRFFSFGDAMFVASHAKMRNK from the coding sequence ATGGATATTAATCTGTTTGATTTTCATTTACCAGAAGAACTTATTGCGCAAGTCCCGCTTGAAGAGCGTGAAACATCAAGATTGATGGTGTTAGACCGTGAAACTGGTGATATTGAGCATAAGCATTTTACGGACATTCTTTCTTACTTACATGAGGGGGATTGTTTAGTTTTAAATGAAACGAAAGTTATGCCTGCTCGCTTGCACGGTGTAAAAGAAGATACAGGCGCGCACATTGAAGTGCTTCTTTTGAAACAAGAGGAAGGCGATAAGTGGGAAACGCTTGTTAAGCCAGCGAAACGTGTAAAAGAAGGAACTGTAATTTCTTTTGGTGAAGGGAAATTAAAAGCAACTTGCACAGGAACTGCAGATCAAGGTGGACGTCAGCTTGAATTTTCATATGACGGCATCTTCTATGAAATTTTAGATGAACTTGGGGAAATGCCACTTCCTCCATATATTAAAGAAACACTGGAAGATCGCGATCGCTATCAAACAGTATATGCGAAAGAAATCGGTTCAGCAGCAGCACCGACAGCAGGACTTCACTTTACAGAAGAGTTACTTGAGAAGTTAAAGCAAAAAGGCGTTCAGTTAGCATTTATTACACTTCACGTAGGACTTGGAACATTTAGACCGGTTTCTGCAGATACGATTGAAGAGCACCATATGCACGCAGAATATTACCATATGTCTGAAGAGACAGCGGCATTATTAAATCGTGTGAAAGAGAATGGTGGACGTATTATTACTGTAGGTACAACATCAACTCGTACATTAGAAACAATTGCGACAGATCATGATGGTGAGCTTTGTGCCGCTTCTGGATGGACAGATATTTTTATGTACCCAGGATATGAATTTAAAGCAATTGATGGTTTAATTACAAACTTCCATTTGCCGAAATCAACACTAATTATGCTTGTAAGTGCATTTTCAAATAGAGATAATGTACTTCATGCTTATAATGAAGCAGTAAAAGAAAAATATCGTTTCTTTAGCTTCGGTGACGCAATGTTCGTTGCATCTCACGCTAAAATGAGAAACAAATAA
- a CDS encoding DUF2905 domain-containing protein, which yields MTEMPKLLITAGILLIVVGLAWKFIGRLPGDIFLKKGNVTFYFPIITCIVLSIVLSFIMYIINRFK from the coding sequence ATGACGGAGATGCCAAAGCTGCTTATTACAGCCGGTATTTTACTCATTGTTGTTGGTCTAGCTTGGAAGTTCATTGGAAGGCTTCCAGGCGATATTTTTTTGAAAAAAGGTAACGTTACCTTTTATTTTCCGATCATTACATGTATTGTGTTAAGTATTGTATTATCTTTTATTATGTATATAATAAATCGATTCAAATAA
- the ruvB gene encoding Holliday junction branch migration DNA helicase RuvB — protein MDERLLSGESGYEDADLEYSLRPQTLRQYIGQDKAKHNLEVFIEAAKMREETLDHVLLYGPPGLGKTTLANIIANEMGVNIRTTSGPAIERPGDLAAVLTALQPGDVLFIDEIHRLHRSIEEVLYPAMEDFCLDIVIGKGPSARSVRLDLPPFTLVGATTRAGALSAPLRDRFGVLSRLEYYTVDQLSAIVERTAEVFEVEIDSLAALEIARRARGTPRIANRLLRRVRDFAQVRSDGTIAMEITQMALELLQVDKLGLDHIDHKLLLGIIEKFRGGPVGLETVSATIGEESHTIEDVYEPYLLQIGFLQRTPRGRIVTPLAYEHFGMEMPKA, from the coding sequence ATGGACGAACGTCTCCTTTCAGGGGAATCTGGATACGAAGATGCGGATTTAGAGTATTCATTACGGCCACAGACGCTCCGTCAGTATATTGGCCAAGATAAAGCGAAACATAATTTAGAAGTGTTTATTGAAGCGGCGAAAATGCGTGAAGAAACGTTAGATCACGTACTTTTATATGGACCACCTGGACTTGGTAAAACGACGCTTGCGAATATTATTGCCAATGAAATGGGTGTTAACATTCGAACGACGTCAGGTCCCGCAATTGAAAGACCAGGAGATTTAGCAGCGGTATTAACAGCACTTCAACCTGGAGATGTATTGTTTATTGATGAAATTCACCGTTTGCATAGATCAATTGAAGAAGTACTATATCCTGCGATGGAAGACTTTTGTCTTGATATCGTAATTGGAAAAGGACCGTCAGCACGGTCTGTACGCTTAGATTTACCTCCATTTACATTAGTTGGAGCGACAACACGTGCCGGAGCATTATCAGCGCCGCTCCGTGACCGTTTCGGTGTACTTTCAAGATTAGAGTATTATACAGTGGATCAGCTTTCTGCGATTGTTGAACGTACAGCAGAAGTGTTTGAAGTTGAAATCGACTCATTAGCTGCACTAGAAATTGCAAGACGTGCTCGTGGTACACCTCGTATAGCGAATCGTTTATTACGACGTGTACGTGATTTCGCACAAGTTCGCAGCGACGGAACAATTGCAATGGAAATTACACAAATGGCGTTAGAACTACTGCAAGTAGATAAATTAGGTCTTGATCATATTGACCATAAATTATTACTTGGTATTATTGAAAAGTTCCGTGGTGGTCCAGTTGGACTAGAAACAGTTTCGGCGACGATTGGGGAAGAATCTCATACGATTGAAGATGTGTATGAGCCGTATTTATTACAAATTGGCTTTTTACAACGAACTCCAAGAGGCCGGATTGTAACTCCGCTTGCATATGAACATTTCGGAATGGAGATGCCAAAAGCATGA
- the ruvA gene encoding Holliday junction DNA helicase RuvA: protein MFEYVTGYVEYVGPEYVVIDHNGIGYQIFTPNPYVFQRSKQEIRVYTYHYVREDIMALYGFKTREERLLFTKLLGVSGIGPKGALAILASGQTGQVVQAIEHEDEKFLVKFPGVGKKTARQMILDLKGKLADVVPDAFVDLFSDVESFDEKKGSSVELDEALEALRALGYAEREVSRVVPELLKESLTTDQYIKKALSLLLNGKR, encoded by the coding sequence TTGTTTGAATATGTTACAGGTTACGTGGAATATGTAGGACCGGAATATGTCGTAATTGATCATAATGGAATTGGTTATCAAATTTTCACACCAAATCCGTATGTATTTCAAAGAAGTAAGCAAGAAATTCGTGTCTATACATATCATTATGTAAGAGAAGATATTATGGCACTTTACGGATTTAAAACACGTGAAGAGCGTTTATTATTTACAAAGTTGTTAGGTGTGTCTGGCATTGGGCCAAAAGGCGCTCTTGCAATTTTAGCTTCTGGTCAAACAGGACAGGTCGTTCAAGCGATTGAACATGAAGATGAGAAGTTTTTAGTGAAGTTCCCGGGCGTCGGAAAGAAAACAGCGCGCCAAATGATTTTAGATTTAAAAGGAAAACTAGCAGATGTTGTACCAGATGCGTTTGTTGATTTGTTCTCAGATGTTGAAAGTTTTGATGAGAAGAAAGGTTCCTCAGTTGAACTTGATGAAGCACTGGAGGCACTGCGTGCACTTGGTTATGCAGAACGGGAAGTTTCTCGTGTTGTACCAGAGTTATTAAAAGAATCATTAACGACGGATCAATATATTAAAAAGGCACTTAGTCTTTTACTAAATGGTAAGAGGTGA
- a CDS encoding iron-hydroxamate ABC transporter substrate-binding protein gives MKQKLFILFTIMLVVLSIVGCSSQKEESKAKEQPKTKVVKHAKGEATIPVNPKRIVDLSGSTEELLILGHKPVGTANTYKDKIQNHLTDKLDGVKAVGWYWAPKVDLEAVTALKPDLIILNNRQLKIYDQLEKVAPTVVLETNLEDWRGKFKEVGKLFDEEKKADKWIADYDKKADSLSKKIKEKTKDENFMFVAVTPQNFRVYGSFGYGDIIFNDLKLPATKGTDLKQTMAQVSLEGLVAFQPDQMFIVNFGGEADKVYEDYKNSAVWKDNKAVKSNHVYEVSNEVFNTKAFNPIGKDMLIDEIAKEILAKNK, from the coding sequence ATGAAACAAAAGCTATTTATTTTATTTACTATTATGCTAGTTGTTCTTTCTATCGTTGGCTGTTCTTCTCAAAAAGAAGAATCAAAAGCAAAAGAACAACCGAAAACAAAAGTTGTAAAACATGCTAAAGGGGAAGCAACAATTCCAGTTAATCCAAAGAGAATTGTTGATTTATCTGGATCAACAGAGGAATTATTAATCCTTGGACATAAACCTGTTGGCACAGCAAACACGTATAAAGATAAAATCCAAAATCACTTAACGGACAAGCTAGACGGCGTAAAGGCAGTCGGCTGGTACTGGGCGCCTAAAGTTGACCTAGAGGCTGTTACAGCTTTAAAACCAGACTTAATTATTTTAAACAATCGTCAATTGAAAATTTATGATCAACTAGAAAAAGTTGCACCGACAGTTGTTCTAGAAACAAATCTAGAAGACTGGCGTGGTAAGTTTAAAGAAGTAGGTAAACTATTTGACGAAGAAAAGAAAGCTGACAAATGGATTGCAGACTACGATAAAAAAGCAGACTCTTTATCAAAAAAAATTAAAGAAAAAACAAAAGATGAAAACTTTATGTTCGTCGCAGTTACACCTCAAAACTTCCGTGTATACGGTAGCTTCGGATACGGTGACATCATCTTTAACGATTTAAAACTTCCAGCAACAAAAGGTACAGATTTAAAACAAACGATGGCACAAGTATCACTAGAAGGTCTTGTTGCATTCCAGCCTGACCAAATGTTTATCGTAAACTTCGGCGGTGAAGCTGATAAAGTGTACGAAGACTATAAAAACAGTGCCGTTTGGAAAGACAATAAAGCAGTAAAAAGCAATCACGTATACGAAGTATCAAATGAAGTCTTCAATACGAAAGCATTCAACCCAATCGGAAAAGATATGCTGATTGATGAAATTGCAAAAGAAATTTTAGCTAAAAATAAATAA
- a CDS encoding BofC C-terminal domain-containing protein, with translation MKWILIALQAFVMMFCLAYGSDVRAEVVEKEPQVTILLERMYVDGEVSEEILTEKVADLEKFLQQYKEWQLVDRDDVQIVLQKKVDDISPLLKTSGYFGVSEEGILQIFKGVPKSDNAIHSFFQIDMKKLESYERAKLKRGIRIKSKEGFVKTIEKMKQYAVQNKKKSSSW, from the coding sequence ATGAAATGGATACTAATTGCATTGCAAGCTTTCGTTATGATGTTTTGCTTAGCTTATGGATCCGATGTGAGGGCAGAAGTAGTAGAAAAAGAACCTCAAGTTACAATTTTATTAGAGCGCATGTATGTTGATGGAGAAGTAAGTGAGGAAATACTGACAGAAAAAGTAGCGGATTTAGAAAAGTTTTTGCAGCAATATAAGGAATGGCAACTTGTTGATCGTGATGATGTACAAATTGTATTACAAAAGAAAGTTGATGATATTTCTCCTTTACTGAAAACGAGCGGTTATTTTGGTGTTTCAGAGGAAGGGATATTACAAATTTTCAAAGGGGTACCGAAAAGTGATAACGCGATCCACTCCTTTTTTCAAATTGATATGAAAAAACTTGAGAGTTATGAACGTGCGAAATTGAAACGTGGTATTCGCATAAAATCAAAAGAAGGTTTTGTGAAGACAATCGAAAAAATGAAGCAGTATGCAGTACAAAATAAGAAAAAAAGCAGCTCATGGTGA
- a CDS encoding DMT family transporter yields the protein MNNVNRMYVIMLLVPLFWGGSFATAEHIITEIPPITAATIRFGLAGFILMGIVLMKSEWDTSLLAENWRGLLFVSLTGIFGYNVFFFMGLHYTSTMNGSLIIATIPVFVTLGAILFFKESWNLKIGISLILSLIGVIVVITGGSVHKLMSLSFNKGDLLFIAALICGVLYSLTGKKVMRGVSPLLTTMSMTVLGTVFLAGLSLYEDGWGKVVTLSLQGWIEMLYMVVCGTLIGYIVFNKGVEELGASKASMYLNLTPIVATCISVILYGATVTWQQIVGMIIVLIGVYIATMQSNKAIKKVSHNQRVSK from the coding sequence ATGAACAATGTAAATCGTATGTACGTAATTATGTTACTTGTTCCTTTATTTTGGGGTGGCTCTTTTGCAACAGCAGAGCATATTATTACAGAGATACCACCCATTACCGCAGCGACAATTCGTTTTGGCTTAGCTGGTTTTATTTTGATGGGGATAGTCTTGATGAAATCTGAGTGGGATACAAGTTTGTTAGCTGAAAATTGGCGAGGGCTATTATTTGTATCGTTAACAGGTATTTTTGGTTACAATGTTTTTTTCTTTATGGGACTTCACTATACTTCTACTATGAATGGCTCACTTATCATTGCTACAATACCCGTCTTTGTGACATTAGGAGCAATATTATTTTTTAAAGAATCTTGGAATTTAAAAATAGGAATAAGTTTAATCTTATCTCTTATTGGTGTAATAGTTGTTATTACGGGTGGTTCAGTACATAAACTTATGTCTTTATCATTTAATAAGGGGGATCTTTTATTTATAGCTGCTTTAATATGTGGGGTGTTATATAGCTTAACAGGGAAAAAAGTTATGCGTGGTGTATCACCCTTGTTAACTACAATGAGTATGACGGTATTAGGAACTGTTTTTTTAGCAGGACTTTCTCTGTATGAAGATGGCTGGGGAAAGGTTGTGACGCTTTCTTTACAGGGATGGATAGAGATGTTGTACATGGTGGTATGCGGTACGTTAATTGGATATATCGTGTTTAATAAAGGGGTAGAAGAGCTAGGTGCAAGTAAAGCTAGTATGTATTTAAATCTAACACCCATTGTGGCTACATGTATATCGGTTATATTATATGGAGCAACTGTTACATGGCAACAAATAGTTGGAATGATAATTGTGCTAATTGGTGTTTACATAGCAACGATGCAATCCAATAAAGCTATAAAGAAGGTTTCACATAATCAACGCGTTTCTAAGTAA
- a CDS encoding ArsR/SmtB family transcription factor: MKSFECRNTEVVLEKFQVVTPIFQALGDENRQQIIMLLLKNKQMNVTQITDEMGISRPAVSHHLKILKQAELIVAERSGKEIFYSIVAGEFLKQVKDLLQAIESNY; this comes from the coding sequence ATGAAGAGTTTTGAATGTAGAAATACAGAAGTTGTATTAGAGAAATTTCAGGTCGTAACACCTATATTTCAGGCACTGGGAGATGAGAATCGTCAGCAAATTATTATGTTGTTATTAAAAAACAAACAGATGAATGTAACGCAAATAACAGATGAAATGGGGATTTCTAGACCGGCTGTTTCGCATCATTTGAAAATTTTAAAACAAGCAGAATTAATTGTAGCGGAGCGGAGTGGAAAAGAAATTTTTTATTCTATAGTAGCTGGAGAATTTTTAAAACAAGTGAAGGATTTACTTCAAGCGATAGAGTCAAATTACTAA
- a CDS encoding branched-chain amino acid ABC transporter substrate-binding protein has translation MKKIKDERLILQTLKNIRIAFLFQSLGIIGILGYIGFTEGVDQITKSPLWLLFMLTSIVLSYLQLSISIDVEESEKEIKLTPYYKLVLRSLIVGIIIAIIYIIFSPERPLFEAILTGSIFFICFLASYSVSYFIKKRRLQDDDE, from the coding sequence GTGAAAAAAATAAAGGATGAACGTCTCATTCTTCAAACGTTAAAAAACATACGTATTGCCTTTCTTTTTCAATCACTTGGTATAATTGGAATTTTAGGATATATCGGATTCACTGAAGGAGTGGATCAAATTACGAAATCTCCCTTGTGGTTATTATTTATGCTTACGAGTATAGTACTTAGTTATTTACAGTTAAGTATTTCAATCGATGTAGAAGAAAGTGAAAAGGAAATAAAGTTAACTCCTTATTACAAACTTGTTTTACGCTCTCTTATTGTTGGAATTATCATAGCTATTATTTATATTATTTTCAGTCCAGAAAGACCTCTGTTTGAAGCTATTCTTACAGGTAGTATTTTCTTCATATGCTTTTTAGCGTCTTACTCCGTTAGTTATTTTATAAAAAAACGCCGTTTACAAGACGACGATGAATAA
- a CDS encoding YhcN/YlaJ family sporulation lipoprotein, whose translation MNTKVKVIAASLLVTSALAACGTPKNNNAMDGRNYNYERTSYNDTHQYRDNVARNDRYTDYVTYKNGRNDTGYNYYNGRNDTGYNYYRDVNYNGQIANPHPTRNITMNNSYINNDGKTAEKITNRVKRMNNVDRVSTVVYGNDVAIAVKPRNTATNETAMANEIRQAVANEVGNRNVYVSVRNDMFTRVDAMSTRLRNGTATNDFNRDITNMFRDIRYGLTGTVR comes from the coding sequence TTGAATACGAAAGTAAAAGTGATTGCTGCTTCTTTGTTAGTTACCAGTGCATTAGCTGCATGTGGTACACCAAAAAACAATAATGCTATGGATGGACGTAACTACAATTACGAGCGTACATCTTATAATGATACACACCAGTATCGTGATAATGTAGCGCGTAACGATCGCTATACAGATTATGTAACATATAAAAACGGTCGTAACGATACAGGGTACAATTATTACAACGGTCGTAACGATACAGGGTACAATTATTACCGCGATGTAAATTACAATGGGCAAATTGCTAATCCGCATCCAACTCGTAATATTACAATGAACAATTCATACATTAACAATGATGGTAAAACTGCGGAGAAAATTACGAATCGTGTGAAACGTATGAATAACGTAGACCGAGTTTCTACAGTTGTATATGGAAACGATGTAGCGATTGCGGTAAAACCACGTAATACAGCGACGAATGAAACAGCGATGGCGAACGAAATTCGTCAAGCTGTTGCAAATGAAGTTGGAAATAGAAACGTATATGTTTCTGTAAGAAATGACATGTTTACTCGTGTCGATGCAATGAGTACACGTTTACGTAACGGCACAGCTACAAACGATTTTAATCGTGACATAACAAATATGTTCCGAGATATTCGTTACGGTCTGACTGGTACAGTACGATAG
- the nadA gene encoding quinolinate synthase NadA has protein sequence MGILEKVQPIEVMLPERYQTMSTLEMEERVREIKEKMGELLFIPGHHYQKDEVVQFSDAAGDSLQLAQVAASNKEAKYIVFCGVHFMAETADMLTTEDQVVILPDMRAGCSMADMADIEQTERAWKELAKLFGDTMIPLTYVNSTAAIKAFCGRNGGATVTSSNAKQMVSWAFTQKERLVFLPDQHLGRNTAYDLGIPLDKMAVWNPHTDSLEYDGDIEEIQVILWKGHCSVHQNFTVKNIESVRKNHPNMNVIVHPECCYEVVAASDYAGSTKYIIDMIEAAPAGSKWAIGTEMNLVNRIIQQHPDKEIMSLNPFMCPCLTMNRIDLPHLLWALENIERGEEINVIRVENQVTEEAVLALNRMLERV, from the coding sequence ATGGGTATTTTAGAGAAAGTGCAGCCAATCGAAGTAATGTTACCAGAGCGTTATCAAACGATGTCTACATTAGAAATGGAAGAGCGTGTTCGCGAAATTAAAGAAAAAATGGGTGAATTGCTATTTATCCCAGGGCATCATTATCAAAAAGATGAAGTGGTACAATTTTCAGATGCGGCAGGGGATTCGTTGCAACTTGCACAAGTTGCGGCGAGTAATAAAGAGGCGAAATATATTGTGTTTTGTGGTGTGCACTTTATGGCGGAAACAGCAGATATGTTAACGACAGAGGATCAAGTTGTCATCTTACCAGATATGCGTGCAGGGTGTTCAATGGCGGATATGGCAGATATTGAACAAACAGAAAGAGCGTGGAAAGAGCTCGCGAAATTATTTGGGGATACGATGATTCCACTAACGTATGTAAATTCAACAGCTGCAATTAAAGCATTTTGCGGTCGTAATGGAGGGGCAACAGTAACCTCTTCTAATGCAAAACAAATGGTGTCTTGGGCGTTTACACAAAAAGAACGTCTCGTCTTTTTACCAGACCAACATTTAGGAAGAAATACAGCGTACGACTTAGGCATCCCGTTAGATAAAATGGCAGTATGGAACCCACATACAGATTCATTAGAGTACGATGGAGATATAGAAGAAATTCAAGTGATTTTATGGAAAGGTCATTGTTCTGTTCATCAAAATTTTACTGTGAAAAACATTGAAAGCGTGCGAAAAAATCATCCGAATATGAATGTTATTGTTCACCCTGAATGTTGTTATGAAGTTGTTGCTGCTTCCGATTATGCAGGGTCAACGAAATATATTATTGATATGATTGAAGCTGCTCCAGCGGGAAGTAAGTGGGCGATTGGTACAGAGATGAATTTAGTAAATCGAATTATTCAGCAACATCCAGATAAAGAAATTATGTCGCTAAATCCGTTTATGTGTCCTTGCTTAACGATGAATCGAATTGATTTACCTCACTTACTATGGGCGCTCGAGAATATAGAAAGAGGAGAAGAAATTAACGTTATCCGTGTAGAAAATCAAGTAACAGAAGAAGCGGTTCTTGCATTAAATCGTATGTTAGAACGTGTTTAA